One Thermodesulfobacteriota bacterium DNA window includes the following coding sequences:
- a CDS encoding cadherin-like domain-containing protein has protein sequence ADGTFTYTPTANYSGADSFTYQVCDTDGDCDDATVSITVDPANVALSINKTDAPDPVAPGGQIVYTISYSNAGTDATTGVVITESYDSNVTFVSAVPAPTSGDNVWDIGNLAAGASGTITITVNVNSPLANGTQITNNVSLTSDDDTASDSETTTVSSAPSLSISKTDAPDPVTAGGQIVYTISYSNAGTDTATGVVITETYDSNVTFASAVPAPTSGDNTWTIGNLAAGASGTITVTVNVNSPLANGTLITNTVSLTANEGSTSDSETTTVSSAPSLSISKTDAPDPVTAGGQIVYTISYSNAGTDTATGVVITETYDSNVTFASAVPAPTSGDNTWTIGNLAAGASGTITVTVNVNSPLANGTLITNTVSLTANEGSTSDSETTTVSSAPSLSISKTDAPDPVTAGGQIVYTISYSNAGTDTATGVVITETYDSNVTFASAVPAPTSGDNVWTIGSLAAGASGTITVTVNVNTPLANGTLISNNVALTSNQGSTSDSETTTVSSAPSLSISKTDAPDPVTAGGQIVYTISYSNAGTDTATGVVITETYDSNVTFDSAVPAPTSGDNIWNIGSLATGASGTITVTVNVNSPLANGTLITNTVSLTANEGSSSDSETTTVSSAPTLSISKTDAPDPVVPGNQIVYTISYGNAGTDAATGVVITESYDANVTFVSAVPVPDIGFDNQWTIGNLAAGGSGTITVTVLVTSPLANGTLISNNVTLTSDDGTVSDSETTTIRNIPPGPGPGPVPEPALQVVKSDDPDPVVPGGQIVYTISYGNAGTGDATGVTITEEYDANMTFVSAVPEPDSGFDNQWTIGDLAAGEFGVIDVTLRVNTPLADGTILTNFVALDSDQQVTDDVETTTATSAPFLSIAKTDEPDPVVPDGQIVYTITYGNRGTETATNVTITEEYDEDVTFLRAVPAPDAGFSNRWTIGSLAAGASGTITVTVAVDTSLANGTLLVNRVALNSDDGTASASETTTVSEAPSLQIFKEILTDTVRSGDLVMYQIIYANDEDATETAADVIITEVYDNNTTYVSADPAPDPGFDNRWTVGNLAPGDSGEILVTLRVKPDLPPGTLIGNEVVIRDDANATVFASIEPEGGIYDPPRAFKTVFGDRPVIQWEMLWINDNPGDALNVHIEDVIPANTTYAPGSLGADYGDYRYDEAENKVIWEGSIPGNGGNVRIWYSTYVDDDADYVENQACAYWDEDGDGDWRDDRDSGQKETCTDDPATSPVNDPTAWNDTACKLQLGNFVWSTPCPLECPDGSTATTGINGVKINLYADSDHNGKFSPKADRLLASTETIGGYYRFDNLCEDDYIVQIDQINFKRGRPLYKHTVVPWYQDPNTDIDGDNNGIRLKKRGVVTKSIHLTDNGEPTTDGDADPQTNLSIDFGFYRKDSSGCNQVKPF, from the coding sequence ACGCCGACGGCACCTTCACCTACACCCCGACCGCCAACTACAGCGGCGCCGACAGTTTCACCTACCAGGTCTGCGACACCGACGGCGACTGCGACGACGCCACGGTCAGCATCACCGTCGACCCGGCGAACGTGGCATTGTCGATCAACAAGACCGACGCACCGGATCCGGTGGCCCCCGGCGGGCAGATCGTCTACACCATCAGTTACAGCAACGCCGGCACGGACGCGACAACAGGCGTGGTCATCACCGAGTCTTACGACAGCAACGTGACCTTTGTTTCGGCCGTTCCCGCGCCGACCTCCGGCGATAACGTCTGGGACATCGGCAACCTGGCGGCCGGCGCTTCCGGCACCATCACCATCACGGTGAACGTCAACTCGCCCCTGGCCAACGGTACACAAATAACGAACAACGTGTCATTGACGTCGGATGATGATACGGCCAGCGACAGCGAGACGACCACCGTCTCCAGCGCGCCGTCACTGTCCATCTCCAAGACCGACGCGCCTGACCCGGTGACCGCCGGCGGGCAGATCGTCTACACCATCTCCTACAGCAACGCCGGCACCGACACGGCCACGGGCGTGGTCATCACCGAGACTTACGACAGCAACGTGACCTTTGCCTCGGCCGTTCCCGCGCCCACGTCCGGCGACAACACCTGGACCATCGGCAATCTGGCGGCCGGCGCCTCGGGCACCATCACCGTCACGGTGAACGTCAACTCGCCCCTGGCCAACGGAACCCTGATCACCAACACCGTCTCCCTGACCGCCAACGAGGGCTCCACCAGCGACAGCGAGACGACCACCGTCTCCAGCGCGCCGTCACTGTCCATCTCCAAAACCGACGCGCCTGACCCGGTGACCGCCGGCGGGCAGATCGTCTACACCATCTCCTACAGCAACGCCGGCACCGACACGGCCACGGGCGTGGTCATCACCGAGACTTACGACAGCAACGTGACCTTTGCCTCGGCCGTTCCCGCGCCCACGTCCGGCGACAACACCTGGACCATCGGCAATCTGGCGGCCGGCGCCTCGGGCACCATCACCGTCACGGTGAACGTCAACTCGCCCCTGGCCAACGGAACCCTGATCACCAACACCGTCTCCCTGACCGCCAACGAGGGCTCCACCAGCGACAGCGAGACGACCACCGTCTCCAGCGCGCCGTCACTGTCCATCTCCAAAACCGACGCGCCTGACCCGGTGACCGCCGGCGGGCAGATCGTCTACACCATCTCCTACAGCAACGCCGGCACCGACACGGCCACGGGCGTGGTCATCACCGAGACTTACGACAGCAACGTGACCTTTGCCTCGGCCGTTCCGGCGCCTACCTCCGGCGACAATGTCTGGACCATCGGCAGTCTGGCGGCCGGCGCCTCCGGCACCATCACCGTCACGGTGAACGTCAATACACCCCTGGCCAACGGCACCCTGATCAGCAACAATGTTGCCCTGACCTCCAACCAGGGCTCCACCAGCGACAGTGAGACGACCACCGTCTCCAGCGCGCCGTCACTGTCCATCTCCAAGACCGACGCGCCTGACCCGGTGACCGCCGGCGGGCAGATCGTCTACACCATCTCCTACAGCAACGCCGGGACCGACACGGCCACGGGCGTGGTCATCACCGAGACTTACGACAGCAACGTGACCTTTGACTCGGCCGTTCCCGCGCCCACGTCCGGCGACAACATCTGGAACATCGGCAGTCTGGCGACCGGCGCCTCGGGCACCATTACCGTCACGGTGAACGTCAACTCGCCCCTGGCCAACGGTACCCTGATCACCAACACCGTCTCCCTGACCGCCAACGAAGGCTCCTCCAGCGACAGCGAGACGACCACCGTCTCCAGCGCGCCGACCCTGTCCATTTCCAAGACCGACGCGCCCGACCCGGTGGTGCCGGGCAACCAGATCGTCTACACGATTTCCTACGGCAACGCCGGAACCGACGCGGCCACGGGCGTGGTCATCACCGAGTCCTATGACGCCAACGTGACATTCGTTTCTGCTGTGCCGGTGCCGGATATCGGCTTTGACAACCAGTGGACCATCGGTAACCTGGCGGCGGGCGGCTCCGGCACCATAACGGTGACGGTGCTGGTGACCAGTCCGCTGGCCAACGGCACCCTGATCAGCAATAACGTGACGCTGACATCGGATGACGGTACGGTCAGCGACAGCGAGACGACCACCATCCGTAATATACCGCCTGGACCTGGGCCGGGGCCGGTGCCTGAACCGGCGCTCCAGGTCGTCAAGAGCGATGATCCCGACCCGGTCGTGCCGGGCGGGCAGATCGTGTACACCATTTCCTACGGAAACGCGGGCACCGGCGATGCAACAGGTGTGACCATTACGGAAGAATATGACGCCAACATGACCTTCGTGTCCGCGGTGCCGGAGCCGGATTCCGGCTTTGACAACCAATGGACCATTGGCGATCTGGCCGCGGGTGAGTTCGGCGTCATCGACGTGACACTGCGGGTCAACACGCCTCTGGCGGATGGCACCATTCTGACGAACTTTGTTGCCCTGGATTCAGACCAGCAGGTCACGGATGACGTGGAGACGACCACGGCGACCAGCGCGCCGTTCCTGTCCATCGCCAAGACCGATGAACCCGATCCGGTCGTGCCGGATGGTCAGATCGTTTACACCATCACCTATGGAAACCGGGGAACGGAAACAGCCACCAACGTGACTATTACGGAAGAGTATGATGAGGACGTAACCTTCTTGAGGGCGGTGCCGGCGCCGGACGCCGGCTTCAGCAACCGCTGGACCATCGGCAGCCTGGCGGCAGGCGCGTCTGGCACCATCACGGTGACGGTGGCAGTAGACACGTCTCTGGCCAACGGAACGCTGCTGGTCAACAGAGTGGCCCTGAATTCCGATGATGGAACGGCGAGCGCGTCGGAAACGACAACCGTCAGTGAAGCACCGTCACTGCAAATTTTTAAGGAGATCCTCACGGATACGGTGCGCTCCGGCGATCTCGTCATGTATCAAATAATTTATGCCAATGACGAGGATGCAACGGAAACAGCCGCTGACGTTATCATTACCGAGGTGTACGACAATAATACAACTTATGTGTCCGCTGATCCCGCTCCGGACCCGGGGTTTGACAACCGCTGGACGGTCGGGAACCTGGCCCCGGGCGACTCCGGAGAAATCTTGGTGACACTGCGGGTGAAGCCCGATTTACCGCCGGGCACATTAATCGGCAATGAGGTCGTTATCCGGGACGATGCCAACGCGACCGTTTTCGCTTCCATCGAACCGGAAGGCGGCATTTACGACCCGCCGCGGGCATTTAAGACCGTCTTCGGCGATCGGCCGGTGATCCAGTGGGAAATGCTCTGGATCAACGACAATCCCGGTGACGCCCTTAATGTCCACATCGAAGACGTCATCCCGGCGAACACCACCTACGCGCCCGGCAGCCTGGGAGCGGACTACGGAGATTATCGCTATGATGAAGCGGAAAACAAAGTGATTTGGGAGGGATCGATCCCGGGTAACGGCGGTAACGTACGGATCTGGTACAGCACTTATGTGGATGATGACGCTGATTACGTGGAAAACCAGGCCTGCGCTTACTGGGATGAAGACGGCGACGGTGACTGGCGGGATGACCGGGATAGCGGCCAGAAGGAGACTTGTACCGACGACCCGGCGACCTCTCCGGTGAACGATCCCACGGCCTGGAACGATACGGCCTGCAAGCTGCAGCTTGGGAATTTCGTCTGGAGCACCCCGTGTCCGCTGGAATGTCCGGATGGGTCCACCGCGACTACCGGGATAAACGGTGTCAAGATCAATCTATATGCCGACAGCGACCATAACGGGAAATTCAGCCCCAAAGCGGACCGTCTGCTTGCGTCCACGGAAACGATCGGCGGGTATTACCGGTTTGACAATTTATGTGAAGACGACTATATCGTGCAGATCGATCAGATCAATTTCAAACGTGGCCGGCCGCTTTACAAGCACACCGTTGTCCCCTGGTATCAGGATCCGAACACGGATATTGACGGCGACAACAATGGAATACGGTTGAAAAAACGCGGTGTCGTCACGAAAAGCATCCACCTGACGGACAACGGAGAGCCGACCACCGACGGAGACGCGGATCCGCAGACCAACTTGAGCATTGACTTTGGTTTCTACAGAAAGGACTCGTCCGGTTGTAATCAGGTAAAACCGTTCTGA